TACATAGCTGACGTACTATAACAATTTCAGATATCAATGGAACTTAAAGAAGATGACCCCTATTAAATACAGGAAATCATCTTCTTTGTGCTACATGCTTATAGATTATTGTTATTTGTTCTGGCTTCGATTAACATTCTAGTAAAGCATTAGGCGGTATGTGTTTAATATTGCTAAAAAAACTAAGTTCAAGATAAGAATCTTTTGTTAATTTGTATTTGTCCCTCCGCCATTCAATCCTTCTTTAATCAGCTCGTTGACTTTACTGTTCCAGAGCATTCCCACGTGGTCTACACCGCTAATTTGAACGTTTTTCGCTCCCTGAAGAATTGAAAGCGAAGTGGGTACAACATAGTCGTTGGTACTGTAAATCGAAGTATAACGGATTTTACGGGTAGGATCTGTACCTACGGGAGCTTTCGATGTTACAAATTTGTTTGGAGAACCCAACGTCACCACATCGTTTACCTTGCTTCCGCCGCCATTGAGGAGAATATAAGTCAAGGTATTGATGCCTCCCGCGCTGTGTCCAATAATATCAACCTTACTCTTTCCTGTTTTCTTTAACACTTCATCTACATAAGGAGCTAGCTGTCTTGCATTATTCAAGCTATTACCCGATTTATCCACCATTTCGATGGCATATAGTTCATTATCGGACCAGCCTTGTGTTTTCAGGTAATTCTTAATGCTGTTAAAGTTTCCGCTATTACCGCCGGCTCCGTGAATGAAGATAACTGGATCATGGCTGTTTGTCTGTGCTTTGGAATCAGAAGGCTGAATAGTAACAACAGAAAAAATAATGGCCATGCATGCAATTATTGAAAGTAACAATCTCTTATTTTTCATTATTTCCCTCCTATGTGTTTGTCTGCTTTTTTGTTACATTAATTGTCATACATTTTGGAGGGTGAAACAACCGGCAACTTTTTGTAACACTGGTTACAGCTGGTATTTAACTGGTAAATAAGAGAAAAACTACTTCGCCTTTTTGTTTGGGGACTAATTATGCTTAATATGATTACAGATATTATACAGTTTGAAAATGCAAATAAAGTGTTATCATTTAGTGTTCTTATTACTCGAATAGTTTGTTGCATTGCATCTAACTTTTTTAAAGAACCTAAGGATTTTTCTAATAAGGAGTAGCGTCAGGAAAATGCGGATTTACAACGTTAAAGGAAATGCCAATATAAAAAGCCCAATTTCTCAGCATTAAAATTGAGGAATTGGGCTTTATTCGTTACTTGTTCCTACTTTACACTCTTACTTGTAAGAGAATAACTTTAATGGTCCTTTTAATTTTCATCATTTACTGATTCCAATGTTTATTAACAATATGGATGAATGATTTA
The DNA window shown above is from Peribacillus sp. FSL P2-0133 and carries:
- a CDS encoding alpha/beta fold hydrolase, with translation MKNKRLLLSIIACMAIIFSVVTIQPSDSKAQTNSHDPVIFIHGAGGNSGNFNSIKNYLKTQGWSDNELYAIEMVDKSGNSLNNARQLAPYVDEVLKKTGKSKVDIIGHSAGGINTLTYILLNGGGSKVNDVVTLGSPNKFVTSKAPVGTDPTRKIRYTSIYSTNDYVVPTSLSILQGAKNVQISGVDHVGMLWNSKVNELIKEGLNGGGTNTN